The following is a genomic window from Candidatus Zixiibacteriota bacterium.
CCAGGATTGAATAGCATCCCTTTCTTTATAGCCTTAACCCTTGCCATCTGGGAGGCGGTAGCGGGCATAAGCTGCATAAGCCCCATAGCCCCCACATTAGAAACGGCATACGGGTCAAATCTGCTTTCGCGCCTAATTACCGATAAAGCCAAATAGGGATCGATATCATTATGGTTAAATGATAAACGATTGGAATATAGAACCGGATAATTAAGGCGAACCCAAGTGTCCCGGTTGTATGAAAAGCCGCGTTTTTTAAGTTCAATTTTGAATTTATCCAAAACATCATAATATATCCAATCAAGCCGCAGCGAGCGGGATTTTTTCAATACGGCAAGTCTGTTATGAAGATTGGAGTTGCGAACGCTGATATACCGTAATTGACAGGCGGCTTCGGCATCAAAACCATACCGACAAAGACTGTCTGCATAGATGAATGACTGTTCATCCGTAATTCTTTTCTTAACCCGCCATGAAAGGAACTTTTCCGCTCTATCCATAAATTCCTGTATAAATTCATTGTATGTTATAAGCGAATCGCTTTTAAAAACATCCGTTTTTTTGCGGGCTTTGTAATTGTAAAAAGTGGGATAACCCCGATTAATTATTTTTTCAAGTTGAGATTTATAGCTGTCAGCAGTTTTAAATAGCCAATAATCGAAAATATCGGCGTTCTCATCGGTTTTTGCATAACTCAAAAATGCCAATTCGGCTTTTTCATTATAGCCGAGTTTAAGATACAATTTCCCCAAAAGAAACAATGAACGAGAATAATACCTCGAATCCGTATATTCATTCGTCAATCTTCGGAGGAATCCTATCGATTTTTCCGGATTGCTTTTCAGGAAAAATTCACCGGCAATAAAAAGCGCTCGCGGAACAAGATAATTATCGGGAAAATGCTCGACAAAATCGATAAGCCTATTCGCTCCGTTTACCCTCATGCCGCGGCGGTAATCGCAAATTGCAGCTCTATAAAACGCTTGCGCCCGAATCTTTTTATCCACGGATGATTCTAAGTCTTTAAAGATTTTTGTAGCCTTTGAATATTTTCGTTTGGCAAGATAGCACAAACCTAAATCCAGTTTTGTTGAATCGGTATGGTCAATATTTTCCAAAAGCATAATGGCGTCATTGTAAAGCCGGTACTTTTTAAGCAAGCCTATCAATTTCAGGGTTTGCTCATCGGAAAGAACCGGGCCAAGAGAATCTATGGCAAATGCGGATATATTTTTTTTACCATCATTACTAAAAGTTAACGAAAAAGCGTTTTCAAGATTTATAAGAGCATTATCGTAATCATGAAGCGTATAAAACAGCTTGCCTTTGAGAAAATACAGGTCAATTCGATTTTCCTTATCTAAAATCACAGGTTCGATTTTATTTAAGAATATCATCGCTGAATCGGCAATGTTGGTTTTATAATAATACTTAGCAAGGTCGAGATAAGCCCTGAAACGAAATACCTCTACCGGCAAGGATGCTATAGCGCGCCACCTTTCTATCGATAGCGTGTCATCATCGCCCGAGACAAGGGCCAACAAATACAGGGCGGCGCTGCCAACAAATCCGCTGTCATTGCAGCAGACTTCAGCGATTTCTTCTGCCCTCTCAAGATTGCCGTAATGATAATATATCACCGCTGCCGGAAGGTAATAACCCTCAAGCGCAGACAATTGCTCCAAGGCGTTATTTTTATCTCCAACCGCCGCATACGACCGAGCTAAAATCAGTTTTTCGTTGTCATTATCACCGGCGAGCGAATCAATCAGATAACTATAACGACCATCAAGAAATAAATCATACAGAGTTAATGAATTATTTTCATTGGCATTGACATATAAGACATTGAAACTGCAACAAGAAATTGAAATAATTAATATGAAGAATGTTTTCCTTATCAATATCTGCCTTTCTTATTGTTGTTTGCAAATCCCTTTTTAATCTCAAGCATAAAGCTATCTTCACCGAATTTTTTAGCAAGTTCGGTTAGTAATTGCGGCGAGGGCTGAACCTTATATTTTTTCGACCGAACTGTCAGATTGGCTTCATTTAATTTGAAACGAATTATCACCTCAGACTTTCCCGTATTCTCCTTAAAAATTTTATCGATGTCGTCAGCCGTGCCATCCTTTAGGTATGATTCATCAATATTCAAGCGCAGGCTGCAGGGAATTTCCTTATAAGCAGATTCAAGCAGAAATATATCATTAGCTATTATGTCCGGTTTTTTGCCCTCTTGGCCGCTTAATTCTCCAAATATAATGATATTCCTGCCATTCTCAAGTAATTGTCTTTTTTTATCAAAGCATGGTGAAAACATTAAAACATCAATCGAATCAGTGAAATCTTCGATATTGAATTTTGCGTAAAGCTTGTTGTTCTTGCTGGTTTTGATATCTAAATTATCTACCACACCGCCAACCACAACATTAATTCCATCCTTCAAGTCGGCTAATTTCTCAAGCCTGTATTTTTTATCGACAAAAGCCAAATACTCTAAACGATTATCCTCAAGAGGGTGGGAACTAAGATAAAACCCCAACACTTCCTTTTCCATATTCCTTGTTTTCGTATCATTCCAGGGAGTAGATTCTTTCAGCCTGGGAGTCATCGCGCTTGTCGTGTTGTCCTGCCCAAACAGGGATGATTGCCCCGATTGAATATCTTTTTGAATATTTAAACCGTAATTAATCAAAATTTCAACATTATCATAAAGCTTTGCCCGTGATTTTTCAATCGAATCGAAAGCGCCGCTGGCAATCAGACTTTCGAGGGCTTTTTTATTGACTGACCGCAGGTTAACGCGTTTGCAGAAATCGAATATATCAGTAAAACCACCATCGCCGCGAGCTTTTATAATCGCCTCAACTGCCGAATGTCCCACATTTTTTACGGCGGCTAAGCTAAATAATATCTTGCCATCCAATACTGAAAAATGAACGGAGCCTATATTAATATCAGGCGGCAAAAGCTCAACTCCCAGCTCTTTGCATTCATTTTTAAAGATTGTTACCCGGTTCGAATTACCCATATCGTTAGTAAGCGCTGCCGCCATAAACTCTGCCGGATAATGTGTTTTAAAATAAGCGGTTTGATAGGCAATCACGGCATAACCGGTGGAGTGAGCTTTCACAAAGCCATAGCGCGCGAATGTTTCTATCATATCAAACACTTTTTCGGCGATTTTCTTATCGATTTTTCTTTTAACAGCGCCCTCGATAAATTCGCTCTTTTGCTGAGCCATTACTTCAGCCTGCTTTTTGCCTATTGCTTTGCGAAGTATATCGGCTTTGCCAAGACTGTAGCCCCCTAACTCCTGAGCGATTTTAAGCACTTGCTCCTGAAATACAATCACTCCATAAGTATCCTTAAGTATTGGCTCAAGCGTCGGATGTATATACTCAATTTCCTTTTTGCCTTTTTTACAATCGATGTATGTGTCAATCATTCCCGAATCAAGCGGACCGGGACGGTAAAGAGCGTTCATAGCAATCAAATCATCAATACTTGACGGCTCCAGCTTGCGAAGGTAATCACGCATGCCGCCTGATTCGAACTGGAATACACCGATAGTATTGCCTTTTGAGAAAAGCTTAAAAACCTCCGGATCATCAAGGGGAATTTTATCAATATCGATATCTATATTATGTGTTTCTCTGACTAAATCAATAGCATCATCAAGAACAGTTAATGTCCGCAGTCCAAGAAAATCCATTTTCAGAAGGCCGATAGTTTCGACAATTCTCATATCATATTGAGTTGTGATTTCATCCTTGTTGGATTTATAAAGAGGCACAAAATTCGTAAGCGGTGCAGGCGCGATTACTACGCCGGCGGCATGGGTGGAAGCATGCCTTGCCAAACCCTCGAGAATTTCGGAATACTCGAGCACCGTAGCTATTGTTTCATCATTTTTCCTTTTCTCCTTCAGGTCAACGGAAATCTCAAGCGCTCGTTTGAGAGTCATGCCGATTTCCTCAGGTATCATCTTGGCAACGGCATCGATTTCCTTATAGGGAACTGATAATACCCGCCCCACATCGCGGACAACAGCCCGAGCCGCCATCGAGCCGAAGGTTATAATCTGCGCTACATTTTCGCGCCCATATTTTTTGGTAACGTAATCTATCACCTTATCACGGCCTCTATCCGAGAAATCGATATCGATATCAGGCATCGAGATGCGTTCGGGATTCAAAAACCTTTCGAATAGAAGGTTGTATTTCATCGGGTCGATATTAGTAATACCCAAGCAATACGAAACCAATGAACCAGCCGCCGAACCTCTTCCCGGTCCGACACGTATCTGATTATCTTTGGCATAATCTATAAAATCTTTTACGATTAGAAAATATCCCGAATACCCCATCTGCTTGATTATCTTTAATTCATAATCAAGCCTGTCATTTAATCCGGGTGTTACTTTGCCGTATCTTTTTTCAAGCCCCTTTTTCGCCATATAATCGACATACTTATCATCCGAATCAAATCCCTCGGGCAGAGGAAACTCCGGCACTAAGTTTCGATGCAATTCTATTTCCAGATTGCATCGCTCGGCGATTTTAACAGTATTCTCGATTGCCTCCGGCGTATCGGCAAAAAGCTCCTTCATCTGCTCCGGCGATTTTAAATATAATTGGTCGGTAGAATAACGCATTCTGTCGGTATCTGAGACAACCTTGCCGGTTTGCAGGCATATCAAAGCATCATGGGCGGCGTGATGTTCACGTTTGAGATAATGACAATCATTGGTTGCAACAAGTCCCAGTCCGAATTTCCCGGCATGTTTTTTCAGGGCGGCGCGAACAGCAGCCTCCTCGGCGATATTGTGGTTTTGAATCTCCAAGAAAAAATCTTTAGCGTCAAAAATATCGAGATAGCTTTTAATCGTTTCCTCAAGCTTATCCTCGTTGTCTTTTAATGCCACTTGCGCAACCTCGCCTTTCAAACAGGCTGTCAGGGCAATAAGGCCTTCCGAATATTTGCTTAGTAATTTTTTATCGATTCGCGGTTTATAATAGAATCCATCAAGAAAAGCAATTGATGACAATTTAATAAGATTTTCATATCCCTTGAAGTTCTTAGCTAGCAATACCAGATGATAACCGGCATCCGGGACACCGGGAACATGCCTTTTCTGCGTATGATCATCCGGCACTATATATGTCTCAATGCCGATAATCGGCTTGATTCTATAGTTCTTGGCTTGGATATAAAAATCAATAGCGCCAAACATATTGCCGTGATCGGTTA
Proteins encoded in this region:
- a CDS encoding lytic transglycosylase domain-containing protein, whose amino-acid sequence is MIRKTFFILIISISCCSFNVLYVNANENNSLTLYDLFLDGRYSYLIDSLAGDNDNEKLILARSYAAVGDKNNALEQLSALEGYYLPAAVIYYHYGNLERAEEIAEVCCNDSGFVGSAALYLLALVSGDDDTLSIERWRAIASLPVEVFRFRAYLDLAKYYYKTNIADSAMIFLNKIEPVILDKENRIDLYFLKGKLFYTLHDYDNALINLENAFSLTFSNDGKKNISAFAIDSLGPVLSDEQTLKLIGLLKKYRLYNDAIMLLENIDHTDSTKLDLGLCYLAKRKYSKATKIFKDLESSVDKKIRAQAFYRAAICDYRRGMRVNGANRLIDFVEHFPDNYLVPRALFIAGEFFLKSNPEKSIGFLRRLTNEYTDSRYYSRSLFLLGKLYLKLGYNEKAELAFLSYAKTDENADIFDYWLFKTADSYKSQLEKIINRGYPTFYNYKARKKTDVFKSDSLITYNEFIQEFMDRAEKFLSWRVKKRITDEQSFIYADSLCRYGFDAEAACQLRYISVRNSNLHNRLAVLKKSRSLRLDWIYYDVLDKFKIELKKRGFSYNRDTWVRLNYPVLYSNRLSFNHNDIDPYLALSVIRRESRFDPYAVSNVGAMGLMQLMPATASQMARVKAIKKGMLFNPGYNIKLGCKYLKWLERRLKKDEAIIAAYNAGPSAAKKWQKQAGADIESFIETISYDQSRKYARWVMGDYFWYKHLWPKEFDN
- a CDS encoding DNA polymerase III subunit alpha, with the protein product MSKADFIHLHNHTMYSLLDGAIKIPDMLKTAADMGMPSIAITDHGNMFGAIDFYIQAKNYRIKPIIGIETYIVPDDHTQKRHVPGVPDAGYHLVLLAKNFKGYENLIKLSSIAFLDGFYYKPRIDKKLLSKYSEGLIALTACLKGEVAQVALKDNEDKLEETIKSYLDIFDAKDFFLEIQNHNIAEEAAVRAALKKHAGKFGLGLVATNDCHYLKREHHAAHDALICLQTGKVVSDTDRMRYSTDQLYLKSPEQMKELFADTPEAIENTVKIAERCNLEIELHRNLVPEFPLPEGFDSDDKYVDYMAKKGLEKRYGKVTPGLNDRLDYELKIIKQMGYSGYFLIVKDFIDYAKDNQIRVGPGRGSAAGSLVSYCLGITNIDPMKYNLLFERFLNPERISMPDIDIDFSDRGRDKVIDYVTKKYGRENVAQIITFGSMAARAVVRDVGRVLSVPYKEIDAVAKMIPEEIGMTLKRALEISVDLKEKRKNDETIATVLEYSEILEGLARHASTHAAGVVIAPAPLTNFVPLYKSNKDEITTQYDMRIVETIGLLKMDFLGLRTLTVLDDAIDLVRETHNIDIDIDKIPLDDPEVFKLFSKGNTIGVFQFESGGMRDYLRKLEPSSIDDLIAMNALYRPGPLDSGMIDTYIDCKKGKKEIEYIHPTLEPILKDTYGVIVFQEQVLKIAQELGGYSLGKADILRKAIGKKQAEVMAQQKSEFIEGAVKRKIDKKIAEKVFDMIETFARYGFVKAHSTGYAVIAYQTAYFKTHYPAEFMAAALTNDMGNSNRVTIFKNECKELGVELLPPDINIGSVHFSVLDGKILFSLAAVKNVGHSAVEAIIKARGDGGFTDIFDFCKRVNLRSVNKKALESLIASGAFDSIEKSRAKLYDNVEILINYGLNIQKDIQSGQSSLFGQDNTTSAMTPRLKESTPWNDTKTRNMEKEVLGFYLSSHPLEDNRLEYLAFVDKKYRLEKLADLKDGINVVVGGVVDNLDIKTSKNNKLYAKFNIEDFTDSIDVLMFSPCFDKKRQLLENGRNIIIFGELSGQEGKKPDIIANDIFLLESAYKEIPCSLRLNIDESYLKDGTADDIDKIFKENTGKSEVIIRFKLNEANLTVRSKKYKVQPSPQLLTELAKKFGEDSFMLEIKKGFANNNKKGRY